The genomic window GACGGCATCATCTGCATCGCCGAAAAGTTCCGCCAATTGCCCAAAGGTTTAAAAAGAACATTAACCTATAATCAAGGCCGAGAGATAGCTCAACACAAACTTTTTTCAAAAGAAAACAGAAATAACCGTTTACTTCGCGCATCCTAGCTCCCCTTGGGAACGAGGAACAAATGAAAACACGAATGGTTTAATACGAAAGTATTTTCCTAGTGAAACAGATTTTAATAAGATCTCTATAAATAGACTTAAAGAAGTCCAAGACGAATTAAATGATAGACCGCGAAAAACACTTGGTTTTTATACACCTCTTGAAAAATTCTGTGAAGTGTTGTGTTAGCAATTTGAATCTACCCACCTCTCTAGGGAGCGGACATTTTATATCTTCTTACACTTATAACCTAATCATGTTCCTTCTTAACCAACAATCTGCCTACTACCATTACCACAATAATAATTAAACCTATACCTACAATTGCAGATATTATATAAGCAAAACTTAACTGCGATAGCCCCTTTCCCTCCCAACCCTTGAAAGCATAATCAGGCATAGGCGCATTCCAAAGGCTAGAGAGTTTTTCAAGACCCTGAGGAATATATCCTACAAGTTTCTGCATCTCATCAGCTCCCCATTCACCCCAAGCTGATCCAGCCTTAAAATGTTCAGGCAATAATAAGCCCAGCGGAGAAAAAATAGCTAAAATACCTAACCCTATCCATAATTTATTAGTGAGTTTCATTGGCCACCTCACTTTCCTTAATAAATTCCGGGGAATGTTTTTGTAAATATTTAATTACTAAAGCTGTAACAATCGCCTCAACCCATCCAAATATCAATAAATGCTCTCCTAGCATTACAGGCACTGCTACCTTGAAACCATACGGACAATAAAGAGATTGTCCGTTTGTAGCATGATGTAATAAAGGCTGTAGCCCGAATTCAACACCAGCAAAAAAAGCAGCGACATTAATACCTATATATCCTGCTATGCCAGCAGCTAATACTCTTCTTTTTGAACCCATAGGTGCATTATAACTAATCGCCCTATATACATAATAACCTACAAAAGGTAGAACAAGCGCCATATTAAAACAATTAGCGCCAATAGCCGTAATTCCACCATCACCAAACAAAAACGCTTGGATAACTAATGCTACGGTTAAAGCAATGCAAGCTGCCCAAGGGCCAAGAAGTATCGCTACCAATACCCCACCCACAGCATGTCCAGTTGTTCCTCCTGGTATTGGCACATTAAACATCATAATCACAAAACTAAATGCCGCGCCTATTGCCAACATCGGTACTTGTCTAGCTTTTAATGTCTTCTTAACAACTTTTGATGCAACCGTCCATATCGGCAACATTACCGCGTAAAATACGCCGCAAGTTGCCGGCCCTAAATATCCATCTGGTATATGCATATTCCCTCCTTTTAAAAATCTATCTGCGCCCTCATCCCACCCACAAAAATTCCATTTACATCATCTACAACATCCTTACCAAAAGGATTCCAGATATATTGAAAATCAGGGCTGATTGACAAATGGTCATTAACATGAATGTTGTAATACGCCTCTAGGTGCCCTTCTGGCTTTGCCTTCAAGTCTGATATTTGTGTACCGTATTTCTTATAGTCCTTTGAAGGTATAGCTTGACCAACTGCAAAGGCAAACACATCTTTCTCTCTCCCCCAAGGCTTTCCTTCCACCTGAAAACCAGTACCCCAGGAATGCGTTAGTGAATAATTCAAATCTCCTGTCGCCGTAATGTCTGGATTATATACTTTCGGATTCTGCCAGCCGTAGCGGGCAAAAAGTGTTATAATATCGTTAGCTTTCTGATCAAAGCTTAAACCAAAGCCATAGTTAGCCTCTTTTGTCTTCTCTATGTCTCGCCATTCAGTATGATAGACATTGTTATTCCACCCTAAAAATCGGTAGTTTCCGGGTAGATTAAAGAAATTAGTTTTAAAATGTACCTGCCCGATATTAAAAAGATTGTCACCGATTTTCTCCCAATCACTATTGCCATCAAATAAACCATATCCCAATTCCAACCATCCAACCGGCATATATGCTAAACGGATACCTGCGGTATTATCCGGAAATTCTATTGTCGGCGAATTACGGAAAATCCTGCCTAAAAATTGAGTAGTTTCATCATTAGCAACTTCGCTTTGATCAAAATATGCAGTAGGATCAAGCTTTCCAAAAGTTAAAGCAACTTTATCTTCGAATAAAGCCTGCTCATACCAAAATTCGGTGAGGCGTACATTATTATCATTATCAGCGTCACGATTGACGTTTGAGTAAAGAGTTAAATCATCCTCAAGCCCTGCTCCCTGTCCGGCTTCCAGATGTAAGAATGCCTTTCCTCCTATTTCCTTAAACTCTTTACCAAGGGTTATGTCTGCTGAATAAGAAGCATCTGCGCGACCCTCTTTCTTGGTTACGTCGGAAGTGGCGTTATTTGTATTATTTGTACCCTGAACAATCATGGTGCCACCCGCTCCAAGCTCAAGGCCTTCCATAAGTTTCATCGGAATACCGGGTATTTCATGAAGATTTTCTTCAAATTTTGATAATTTTGTTTCGTATTCTGTAATCTTTTGCTGCTGCACTTGGGTTGTCGTATTTTGAGCAGCAATATATATATCTTGCTCGGAAACTTTCTTCTCTAAAGTAGCAATACGTTCTTTAAGCTGATTGATTTCCTCTCTGATAGAAACCTCATCAGCAAAAACCGCTGGAGAACAAAGAAAAGAAAAAACTAGAGAAAATAATGCTACTTTCTTTAAAACCGCCATAAATATACCCCCCTTTTCAAGTGTTGTTTGCACCAGCTCAAAGTTATGGTATACTTATGGCTGGGCTTGGTTGTTTAATGTTCTTCGCCAAGTACCGCGGCCCCGCCGGATTCTTTCCAAGGAGATGGCGGGGTTGTACTTTCTTTCTTGCGACACATTCTACTGTTTCAGTAACACACTGTGATAAACTTTGAACTATT from Candidatus Omnitrophota bacterium includes these protein-coding regions:
- the cbiM gene encoding cobalt transporter CbiM, whose protein sequence is MHIPDGYLGPATCGVFYAVMLPIWTVASKVVKKTLKARQVPMLAIGAAFSFVIMMFNVPIPGGTTGHAVGGVLVAILLGPWAACIALTVALVIQAFLFGDGGITAIGANCFNMALVLPFVGYYVYRAISYNAPMGSKRRVLAAGIAGYIGINVAAFFAGVEFGLQPLLHHATNGQSLYCPYGFKVAVPVMLGEHLLIFGWVEAIVTALVIKYLQKHSPEFIKESEVANETH
- a CDS encoding PDGLE domain-containing protein, whose translation is MKLTNKLWIGLGILAIFSPLGLLLPEHFKAGSAWGEWGADEMQKLVGYIPQGLEKLSSLWNAPMPDYAFKGWEGKGLSQLSFAYIISAIVGIGLIIIVVMVVGRLLVKKEHD
- a CDS encoding carbohydrate porin, coding for MAVLKKVALFSLVFSFLCSPAVFADEVSIREEINQLKERIATLEKKVSEQDIYIAAQNTTTQVQQQKITEYETKLSKFEENLHEIPGIPMKLMEGLELGAGGTMIVQGTNNTNNATSDVTKKEGRADASYSADITLGKEFKEIGGKAFLHLEAGQGAGLEDDLTLYSNVNRDADNDNNVRLTEFWYEQALFEDKVALTFGKLDPTAYFDQSEVANDETTQFLGRIFRNSPTIEFPDNTAGIRLAYMPVGWLELGYGLFDGNSDWEKIGDNLFNIGQVHFKTNFFNLPGNYRFLGWNNNVYHTEWRDIEKTKEANYGFGLSFDQKANDIITLFARYGWQNPKVYNPDITATGDLNYSLTHSWGTGFQVEGKPWGREKDVFAFAVGQAIPSKDYKKYGTQISDLKAKPEGHLEAYYNIHVNDHLSISPDFQYIWNPFGKDVVDDVNGIFVGGMRAQIDF